The Virgibacillus sp. SK37 region TTCTGCAAGCTTCCGAACTTCCCATTGATACGGTCAACAAGGGATTGGTAATATATTTGGTTTTTAGCTAAATCAGCCATTTCCTTATCCACGTCTACATTATTTCCATTATGGTTATATCCAGTACTATTTTTATTTATCGTTCGAAAACCCGAATCGCCATTATTGAAAGTAAAATGCTTCTCATGAGTTCTTTTAGCTTCCAAAGTTGAGAGATTGTGTTTTAGTACATCGTTAAAAGCAACATCTTTTGCTTTATAGTTTGGTGTGTCGATATTTGCAATATTATTGGATATGGCTTTATTCTTTGCCGATGAGTATCCAAGTGCATTTTCCAAATTATTAATAGTGCCTCCAAACATTGACAAGATATTTCCTCCTTCGACGGACATAAAAATTATTTTCCTACGAATATTGTATGTTAATTTGCCTATAAAGTCTATTACTTTTCGACATTTTCTTTAACAAGAAAATAATATAGTTAATAATAACCAGTAATAACTACTTATTTTTTTAGCTGAATTTGGAATAAAACTAGCAAAACGCTGGTCACGAATAAAAAAAAGCACGAAATGTAGTGCTTTTTGATCTTTTTCAATATAGTCATATTATGAATGTATTATTTAACTCTTTTTACATATAAAAAAAGCTGGGTATTAAAACCCAGCTTTTTTATTTATCTTGAACGCAGTTTTTCTAATTCGACAAGGAATTTGCTGTTAAGCACTTTGATATATGTTCCTTTCATACCTAAAGAACGTGATTCAATTACTCCAGCACTTTCTAGTTTACGTAATGCGTTAACAATAACAGATCTTGTTATACCTACTCTGTCAGCTATCTTACTTGCAACTAAAAGCCCTTCATGTCCATTCAGTTCTTCAAAAATGTGGTCAATGGCTTCCAACTCACTGTAAGATAATGAACTAATTGCCATTTGAACAACAGCTTTACTTCTTGCTTCCATTTCGATTTCTTCTGTTTTTTCATGCAGAATTTCCATACCAACAACAGTTGCTCCATACTCAGCCAATAGCAAATCATCATCATTAAAGGTTTCTGATAGTCTGCCTAGCACCAATGTTCCTAGGCGCTCTCCGCCTCCAATGATTGGCACAATAGTTGTATAACCATTTTTGAACAAATCCTTGTTTTCCACTGGAAACACAGTATGCGGACTATCAATATCAAGATTTGCAGTTGTTTCATGAATATTAAATAATCCTTGTGTATATTCTTCAGGGAATTGTCTTTCTTCGAGCATATCTTTCATACGTTCGTTCTCAATTTCCTGATTAATAGCAAAACCTAATAATTTTCCTCTTCTGCTTAAGATGTATACATTACCTTTGATAACCTCTCTTAGTGAAGCAGACATATCATTAAAATTCACCGATTTTCCTGTAGCTTTCTGTAACATTGCGTTGATTTTTCTTGCTCTAGTTAATAATTCCATAATAATCCTCCATTCAATTCAATATTGTTATAGTATAAATTGGCTTAAATCTTTGTTTTTTACAATAGAACTTAGCTTTTCATCAACATAAGCAGGAGTAACTTCTATCTTCTCCATATTAATATTTGGTGCTTCAAATGATAGATCTTCCAAAAGTTTTTCCAGTATAGTGTGAAGGCGTCTCGCTCCGATATTATCCGTGTCTTGATTCACCTGGTAGGCGACTTCCGCTAATCTATCTATAGCTTCGTCAGTAAAAACAAGGTTTATACCTTCTGTCTTCATGAGCGCTTTATATTGTTTTAACAAAGCGTTAGAAGGTTCTTTTAGTATTCTGGTGAAATCCTCTACAGATAGTTTTTCTAATTCTACCCTTATAGGGAATCTACCCTGTAGTTCAGGAATTAAATCTGAAGGTTTCGCCATATGGAAAGCTCCTGCAGCAATAAATAGCATATGGTCCGTTTTCACAGTTCCGTGTTTCGTAGTTACAGTTGAGCCTTCTACTATAGGAAGAATGTCTCGTTGAACTCCCTCTCTTGACACATTTGCTGAGTTATCTTGCTTTGCGGCAACCTTATCAATTTCGTCGATAAAAATTATTCCAGCTTGTTCAGCTCGCTCTATCGCAATCTGAGATACCTCTTCCATATCTACAAGTTTTGCAGCTTCTTGCTGTGTTAAAACTTTTCTAGCTTCTGAAACTGGTAGCTTTCTCTTCTTGGTTTTTTTCGGCATAAATTGACTGAATGCATCTTGCATATTCATGCCCATATGCTCCATACCGGAACCTTGTAGCATATCAAACATAGAAGGTGGAGTTTCTTCTATTTCAATTGTTACCAAATGATCTTCAAGTTCCCCCAATTGCAACTGGTGTTCTACTCTTTTTCTTTTACTAACAATTTCTTCATCAAGATCTTTTTCATTACTTTTTTCGGTATCATTATTTGTTTGACCTGAAAAGAGCATCTCAAATGGATTTTTGATATTGTTATCCTTTTTTACTTTAGGCACCAACAGTTTAACAAGTTTTTTATTTGCCTCTATTTCAGCCTTACCTTTTACTTCGATAATTTGTTCCTCTTTTACCATCCTTATAGCCATTTCTACGAGGTCGCGAACCATGGATTCCACATCTCTACCGACATAGCCGACTTCAGTGAATTTAGTCGCCTCCACTTTCACAAATGGTGCTCCTACAAGTTTAGCCAGACGCCTTGCTATTTCCGTCTTACCTACCCCAGTTGGGCCCATCATCAAAATGTTTTTAGGAACAATCTCATCTTTTATCGTTTCTTCAACATGCATGCGTCTGTAACGATTTCGTAATGCAACTGCTACTGATCTTTTCGCATTTTTTTGACCAATGATATATTTGTCCAATTGGTCAACTATTTGCTTAGGAGTGTAGTTTATACCCATTTATAGAAAGGCCTCCTTTTAGTCAAGTACCTCTAACGTAATATGGTCATTGGTGTAGACACATATTTCTCCTGCAATCTTCATTGCAGCTTCAGCAATTTCTTTTGCAGTTAGCTGATTAGAATATCTAGCTAACGCTCTTCCTGCACTAAGCGCATAATTACCTCCAGAACCGATTGCCAGTATTCCGTCATCTGGCTCAATTACTTCCCCTGTTCCAGATACAAGAAACATATTCTCTTTGTCCATAACAATCAGCATAGCTTCTAATTTTCTTAATACTTTGTCACTACGCCATTCTTTAGCTAGTTCTACAGAAGCTCTAGCCAGATTACCGTTATATGCTTCCAGTTTCGCCTCAAATTTCTCAAACAAAGTAAAAGCATCCGCAACAGATCCTGCAAACCCTGCGAGAACTTGACCTTTAAATAAGGTGCGAACTTTTTTGGCTTTATGTTTCATTACAACTGCATTTCCGAGTGTAACTTGCCCATCGCCACTCATGGCACATTGGCCATTATGCTTTATGGCGAATATAGTAGTAGCATGCATTTCATTAGTCAACAACCTCACCTCTCTGACCCATTTTGATTAGCTCGTGGATGACTGTTCATATAAACTTTGCGTAAATGGTCTTTAGTAACATGAGTATATATCTGTGTTGATGATAAATTTTCATGTCCCAGTAGCTCCTGAACACTTCGCAAATCTGCGCCCTCATTAAGAAGATGAGTAGCAAATGTATGTCTTAATTTATGTGGGTGAACATGTACCGTTAATGCGGCATCTTCAACCATTTTATTCAAAATCAGACGGATACCTCTGGAAGTTAGAGGGTTGCCACGTGAATTTAGAAATACCATCTGGGTGGATGCATTACTTTTTTCGAGTAACCTTTGCCGCCCTTCATTTATGTACGTTTCAAGAGCTATTTCTGCAAATCTCCCAAATGGAATATATCTTTCTTTTCTTCCTTTCCCTTGTACCAGCATTGTCCCAATTGAAAAATCAATATCGTTCATCTTGAGCTTTTCACACTCACTAACCCTCATTCCTGTAGCATATAAAGTTTCTAGAAGAGCTTGATTACGCTGGCCGATGGGGTTAGTCAAATCACTGACATCAAATAGTTTTTCAAGTTCCTGGCTATATAAAAAACCTGGAATTGCTTTTTTGGTCTTAGGTAATTTAATGTGTGTAAATGGGTTTTTGGAGAAAAGCCCCTCGCGCTCCATAAATTTATAAAAGCTTCGCAACGAAGAGACTTTTCGTGAAACACT contains the following coding sequences:
- the flgB gene encoding flagellar basal body rod protein FlgB; its protein translation is MSMFGGTINNLENALGYSSAKNKAISNNIANIDTPNYKAKDVAFNDVLKHNLSTLEAKRTHEKHFTFNNGDSGFRTINKNSTGYNHNGNNVDVDKEMADLAKNQIYYQSLVDRINGKFGSLQKVIRGGN
- the codY gene encoding GTP-sensing pleiotropic transcriptional regulator CodY, giving the protein MELLTRARKINAMLQKATGKSVNFNDMSASLREVIKGNVYILSRRGKLLGFAINQEIENERMKDMLEERQFPEEYTQGLFNIHETTANLDIDSPHTVFPVENKDLFKNGYTTIVPIIGGGERLGTLVLGRLSETFNDDDLLLAEYGATVVGMEILHEKTEEIEMEARSKAVVQMAISSLSYSELEAIDHIFEELNGHEGLLVASKIADRVGITRSVIVNALRKLESAGVIESRSLGMKGTYIKVLNSKFLVELEKLRSR
- the hslU gene encoding HslU--HslV peptidase ATPase subunit, whose protein sequence is MGINYTPKQIVDQLDKYIIGQKNAKRSVAVALRNRYRRMHVEETIKDEIVPKNILMMGPTGVGKTEIARRLAKLVGAPFVKVEATKFTEVGYVGRDVESMVRDLVEMAIRMVKEEQIIEVKGKAEIEANKKLVKLLVPKVKKDNNIKNPFEMLFSGQTNNDTEKSNEKDLDEEIVSKRKRVEHQLQLGELEDHLVTIEIEETPPSMFDMLQGSGMEHMGMNMQDAFSQFMPKKTKKRKLPVSEARKVLTQQEAAKLVDMEEVSQIAIERAEQAGIIFIDEIDKVAAKQDNSANVSREGVQRDILPIVEGSTVTTKHGTVKTDHMLFIAAGAFHMAKPSDLIPELQGRFPIRVELEKLSVEDFTRILKEPSNALLKQYKALMKTEGINLVFTDEAIDRLAEVAYQVNQDTDNIGARRLHTILEKLLEDLSFEAPNINMEKIEVTPAYVDEKLSSIVKNKDLSQFIL
- the hslV gene encoding ATP-dependent protease subunit HslV, which gives rise to MTNEMHATTIFAIKHNGQCAMSGDGQVTLGNAVVMKHKAKKVRTLFKGQVLAGFAGSVADAFTLFEKFEAKLEAYNGNLARASVELAKEWRSDKVLRKLEAMLIVMDKENMFLVSGTGEVIEPDDGILAIGSGGNYALSAGRALARYSNQLTAKEIAEAAMKIAGEICVYTNDHITLEVLD
- the xerC gene encoding tyrosine recombinase XerC; amino-acid sequence: MNNFSTASKAFTTYLQIEKNASPYTVKYYLSDLEDFFCFLKEEEISKLDDVDQAVIRVFLTRLYNKQLDRRSVSRKVSSLRSFYKFMEREGLFSKNPFTHIKLPKTKKAIPGFLYSQELEKLFDVSDLTNPIGQRNQALLETLYATGMRVSECEKLKMNDIDFSIGTMLVQGKGRKERYIPFGRFAEIALETYINEGRQRLLEKSNASTQMVFLNSRGNPLTSRGIRLILNKMVEDAALTVHVHPHKLRHTFATHLLNEGADLRSVQELLGHENLSSTQIYTHVTKDHLRKVYMNSHPRANQNGSER